Proteins encoded by one window of bacterium:
- the queD gene encoding 6-carboxytetrahydropterin synthase QueD encodes MYLLTVTGSFSSAHALRGYGGPCERLHGHNWRVEVTVSALELDAQGLAIDFRVLREHLGKICDRLDHRFLNELEPFDRLNPTSENLARYLAGELESSLKGADPPVRVREVRVWES; translated from the coding sequence ATGTACCTCTTGACCGTTACCGGCAGCTTCTCCTCGGCCCACGCGCTGCGGGGCTACGGCGGTCCCTGCGAGCGCCTCCACGGCCACAACTGGCGGGTCGAGGTGACCGTTTCCGCGCTTGAGCTCGACGCCCAGGGGCTTGCCATAGACTTCAGGGTGCTCCGGGAGCACCTGGGGAAAATTTGCGACCGGCTCGATCACCGATTCCTGAACGAGCTGGAGCCCTTCGATCGGCTCAACCCCACCAGCGAGAATCTGGCGCGTTACCTGGCGGGGGAGCTGGAGTCGAGTTTGAAGGGCGCCGACCCGCCGGTCCGGGTGCGCGAGGTCCGCGTCTGGGAATCC